In Mus caroli chromosome 9, CAROLI_EIJ_v1.1, whole genome shotgun sequence, a single window of DNA contains:
- the Slc37a2 gene encoding glucose-6-phosphate exchanger SLC37A2 isoform X1 yields MRSSLAPGVWFLRAFSRDSWFRGFILLLTFLIYACYHMSRKPISIVKSRLHQNCSEMVRPVNDTHDLNDTTWCSWSPFDKDDYKELLGAVDNAFLVAYAIGMFISGIFGERLPLRYYLSAGMVLSGLFTSLFGLGYFWNIHMLWYFVLIQICNGLVQTTGWPSVVTCVGNWFGKGKRGFIMGIWNSHTSVGNILGSLIAGVWVNQHWGLSFIVPGIITAIMGVITFLFLIEYPEDVDCTPPRHHDDPEKEQDNPEDPVNSPYSSRESNVDIAASSSKEQGPEPEAISFLGALRIPGVIEFSLCLLFAKLVSYTFLYWLPLYIFNVAHFSAKEAGDLSTLFDVGGIIGGIMAGLISDYTNSRATTCCIMLILAAPMMFLYNYIGQNGITSSIVMLIICGVLVNGPYALITTAVSADLGTHESLKGNAKALSTVTAIIDGTGSIGAALGPLLAGLISPTGWNNVFYMLISADVLACLLLCRLVYKEILAWKTACGRSSGSSLALTHPR; encoded by the exons AGCCGCCTGCACCAGAACTGCTCAGAGATGGTCAGACCTGTTAACGACACCCACGATCTCAATGATACCACCTGGTGCAGCTGGAGTCCATTCG ACAAAGATGACTACAAGGAGTTACTAGGAGCTGTGGACAATGCCTTCCTAGTGGCTTATGCCATTGGCATGTTTATTAG TGGAATCTTTGGGGAGCGGCTGCCCCTGCGTTACTACCTCTCGGCTGGAATGGTGCTAAGTGGCCTATTCACCTCCCTCTTTGGCCTGGGGTACTTCTGGAATATCCACATGCTCTGGTACTTTGTGCTCATCCAG ATCTGCAACGGGCTTGTGCAGACTACGGGCTGGCCGTCTGTGGTGACCTGTGTTGGCAACTGGTTTGGGAAGGGAAA gCGGGGATTCATCATGGGCATCTGGAACTCTCACACATCTGTGGGCAACATTCTGGGCTCTCTGATCGCTGGAGTCTGGGTGAACCAGCACTGGGGCCTGTCGTTCATCGTGCCCGGCATCATCACTGCTATCATGGGCGTCATCACCTTCCTCTTTCTTATTGAAT ATCCAGAAGATGTGGACTGTACCCCTCCTCGGCATCAT GATGACCCGGAGAAGGAACAGGACAACCCTGAGGATCCTGTGAACAGTCCCTACAGCAGCAGGGAGAGTAATGTGGACATTGCAGCCAGCTCCTCCAAGGAGCAGGGCCCTGAGCCTGAAGCCATCAGTTTCCTGGGGGCACTCAGAATCCCG GGAGTGATCGAGTTCTCTTTATGTCTGCTCTTTGCCAAGTTGGTCAGCTATACCTTTCTCTACTGGCTGCCCTTGTACATCTTCAATGTGG CTCACTTTAGTGCCAAGGAGGCTGGGGACCTATCCACGCTTTTTGATGTTGGTGGCATCATAG GTGGCATCATGGCAGGGCTCATCAGTGACTACACCAATAGCAGGGCCACCACTTGCTGCATCATGCTGATCTTGGCTGCTCCCATG ATGTTCCTGTACAACTACATTGGCCAGAATGGGATAACCAGTTCCATAG TGATGTTAATTATCTGTGGGGTCCTGGTCAATGGCCCTTACGCACTCATCACCACAGCGGTCTCTGCTGACCTG GGCACACATGAGAGCCTGAAGGGTAACGCCAAGGCCCTCTCCACTGTCACGGCCATCATCGACGGCACCGGTTCTATAG GTGCGGCTCTGGGGCCCTTACTGGCTGGGCTCATTTCCCCGACAGGCTGGAACAATGTGTTCTACATGCTCATCTCTGCTGACGTCTTggcttgcttg CTCCTCTGCAGGTTGGTGTACAAAGAGATCTTGGCCTGGAAGACGGCCTGCGGCAGAAGCAGTGG CTCTAGTCTGGCCCTAACCCACCCGCGATAG